The sequence GCCACCAGGAACGTGCCCTCCTCGGCGAGTGCATTCAGCCGGGTCCCGGCGGCGGACTGTTCGGGGTTCTGGGTGCAGCCGTGGAGCATGACCACCAGGGGCACCGGCTGCCCGGCGCATCCGCTCGGGACATAGAGCCGGTACGCCCGGGAGCCCGCCGCGCCGGTGTACGAGTACGAGAGGAACCGCCCCGTCGACGGCGGTGCCTCCACCGGCGGCATCAGGGCCGCGCGGGAAGGCGTGGAGACGAGCGTGGCCGGCCCGCCGCCGGCGAGGGCACGTCGAATCGTCGCGGTGGCCTCGGCCGGGTTGCCGGCGAGGGTGAGGCGCAACGCCTCGTTCATGCGGCGCCGGATCTCGTCGATGGCTGCATCTCCCGTGGATGGACTGGTGACGGTGGGTCGGTCGAGCGGGCGGGCGACGGAAGGGCGCCGCGGATCACGGCGACCTGATCCGTCCCGCGAGCGCCGCCTTCACCGCAGCGGGGGCGCGGAGCGCGCCGAGGACGGCGACGGAGTCGATGGTGGCGAGGGCCAGCTCCGGTGACACGTCGGCGGCGATGCTCGCCAGCCCGAGAACGTTGATCTGCACCGTCTCACCGGCGGCGCGCAGCGCCTCCAGCTCGGGCCTCGTGTAGTGCTGCACGCCGAGCACCAGGGTCTTGCGGGCCACCGAGTGCCGCACCGCGTCGGCGTGGGTCGCGAGCTGGGTTCTGATCGCGGTGCGGATGAGGTCGGTGCGGTTGGCGTAGAAGCCCTCGAGCACCAGCAGGTCGATCTGGCCGAGATCGACCGGACCGAGGTTGATCGTGATCTTCTCGGACTCGCCGAGGGCTACCATCCGGTGACCATCCCTATGGATGGTGAGGGGATGGTGTACGGCCTGTCAAGCGCGTGCCGAGCGCTCCTCCCGGGCCGGCGGATGGCGGCCTGACGGGATCCGGCGCGGGAGGAGGTCCGGGGCGTCCTCGCCGGGGAGAGGCGCCTGTGTATTAGCATACATTATGATAGTACTAATGTGTAATAATCCACCCAGCGTTCGCAATCCAGCGGACCGAGGAGAGAAACGATGGCAGGTGGATTGGTCGCCGGCACGATTGCCGGGACGGTGGGCGCGGTCGCGATGCAGAAGGTCATGGCCGGTGCCCAGGAGTCGAACAGGATGGGCGAATCCGGTCCTGAGGCGTTCACCGGCGAGCTGCTCGACCGGGCCGACGCGAGCACCGACGCGTCCACCGAGGACAACGTGACCGACCTCGGGCACCTCGCCTTCGGGGCCGGCGCCGGCGCCCTGTTCGGGCTCGCCCTCAAGGTTCTGCCGTTCCCCGCGATGGTGGTCGGCCCCCTGTTCGGCCGCATCGTCTGGGACGCGATGTACAAGGGCGTCGCTCCCGCGGTCGGCGCGATGCCGGCCCCGGAGGACGACCATCCCGGACGCCCCGAGACGATGGAGAAGGCCCACCTCGTGTACGGCGGGGTGCTCGGCGCCCTCGTCCCCGTGCTCCGCCGCGTGCTCTGACCGCGCTGGCGGCGGGTCGGGGTCAACCTCCGGCCACGCCGCCCGACCCCGGGATCGATCCTCCCGGCGGGGGTTGGCCATCCCCCGGGCCGGTCACCCGTCAACCCGCGTGGGGCGGGACCGCTCACGCGCGGCCCCGCCCCTCGAGGAGGGTGCTGGTGGCTACGCCGCGGAGGTGCGGCGGCGGGCGAGGGTCGCGAGCAGCCCGAGGCCGCCGGCGAGGAGGGCGAAGCCTCCGAGGCCGAGCGAGATGCCCGTGAACGGGGTGCTGGGCTGCACATCAGCGCTGGTCGGGCCGGCCACGACGCCGGTCTTCGGGGCCCCGGCTGCGGGGACGGTCGGAGTGGACGTCGCCGCCGCGGCGCCGGCGCTGGAGCTGGTCAGCACCCCGGCCGCCTGGCCGGGGGCGCCGAGGAGGTTGTCGACGGTGCCGATCGCGGACGCGGCCACCCCGCCGGCGGCTCCGACCTGGAGCAGGTTGATGGTGCCCACGCCGGGGAGGCTGATCGGGATCCCGCCGTCGTGCGAGGCGAGGAGCTGCTGGCCGTTGATCGAGGCGACGTACGTGGTCCCGGTCCCGTCGCTCGAGGTGTCCGAGTGGAGGACGATGATCGCCAGACCGCCGTTCAGCAGGGTGGCGTCGACGCCGTTGTTCGCGGCGTCACCATGGGACGCGGAGGGGCTGAACAGCGCGTTGCTGGTGGCCTCGAGCACCGCCACGGTGGCCACCTGGCCATTGCCCAGCGCCAGGTCCGCGAGCGCCGAGCGCGAGTGCGACGAGGAGGACAGCCCGGACGCCTGCGCCGCCGTCATCCAGTCGGCGAGCGCGAGGGCGAGCAGCGGGTTCGCGGGAAGCGTCAGCAGAGCGCCGCTCTGGGCGCCGTTGCTCGATGCCTGCCCCGCCGAGAGGTCCTGGCCGAGGAGGCGCAGTGCCTGGGCCCCCGCCTGGGACGAGCCCGAGCCGGCGACCGCGTTGGTGCAGCTGATGCAGGAGTCGATGATGCCGAGGTTGGCGCCGTTGGCGACCGCCCTGCCGGACGGGGCGCCGGCGGCGGTGGCCGAGGACGCGGCGGCCGGGGTCGCGGGGTGGACCAGGAGGCCGGTCACGAGCGAGAGCGGTCCGCCCGTGGATGCGACGAGGGGCACCGCCGAGAGGGGCGCCGAGATCGCCGACGGGAGGGTGGCAGCGGAGGCGCTGCCGGCGCCCAGGGCGAGCTGAAGGACGCCGGCGAGTGCCAGCGGAGCCGTGGTGGTCACGAGACGATTCATGGGTTCTCCTTGTCTCCGGGCCGCGAGCCGCCACACTCTTCGACCACCTTTTTTATATCGTTCATATCAGTAAACGATCGCTTTCATCCTAAACTTGCGGTGGAGCCGGGTACTCATGTTCAGAGTTGAGCCCGTCACCGGGCGTCGCCCTGCCGTCGCATCACGTGAACCGGCAGTTGTTCTTCCGGCCGCATGCTCATCCCATCGAAACCAGGGCACTCCCGCAGCTGACAGACGACGACAGCGGCCGCCGCCTGGTCCGCGCGACCGGCGATCTGTCCGCTGTCCGGGGGGCGCTCGAGGATGCGGTCGCCGTCGCGGAGGGGGACGGTGCCGCCGACCCGGCCGAGCTCGCGCTCCTGCTCCACCATCTCGGATGCGTCCTCCACGATGTCGGCGCGGCAGCGGAGGCACGCTCCTGCCTGGAGCGGGCCCTGCACATCCACGAGGCCCTTTGCGGCTCCGGCCACTCCGCGGTGGCCAGGGACCTGCGCGCCCTGAGCCAGCTCCTCCTCGAGGCCGGCGAGCTCACCACGGCGAGGCGGAGCTGCGAGCGCGCTCTCGCCATCGACCGGGCGGCCTTCGGGGGCGGTCACCAGGTGGTTGCGACCGATCTCCTCCGGCTGGCCCACATCCTCTGGGACATGGACGACCGCTACGGCGCTGACTGGTGCTTCACCTCGGCCCAGGACATCCAGGCGGCGACGGCCTAGCGGCGCTCCGTCGAGCAGGGCACCCTCGTGGCGGCCAGGCGGTGGAGGGTCAACCCTCAGGTCAGGGCAGGCGGCCCAAAGCGGAGTTCAACCGCGCCATCGCCTCGGCCCTGCGTCGCTTCTCCGGATCCATCTCCTCGGGCTTCCGGGGAGCGACCGGCTCGGACGCCGGCGCCGGTGCGGCGGAGGCGCCACCGGCTGCCCACTCGCCGAGGTTGGGCCCGGTGCCGGGCGTGGGCTCGGTGAAGTCGCGGGGCTCGCGCAGGTTGCTGACCGGATCGCTGGCGTGGTCCATACAGTCCTGCTCCGCATCCGCGCGATCACGTCGCGGGGACCCGTTGTAACAGTTCGGGCACATGGCGACGAACAGGCGATTGCCGAGCGCGTCCTTGATCTCGGCGATCCTGGGCTTGTGCATCCAGTGGCTCCTCTGTCGGACAGGGACCCATTCGCGTCGCGCGCGCCCGGTCTGCGTGCCAGGTCCCGTGGATGCAGGGAGCGTCGCCCCATCCTACCTCCCCTGTCAAAAGCGAGAGGGGCGGCGCCCCCGCCCCACCGAGGAGCAGGTTCGACCAGTAGGGTCCGCCACCGGGGTCGGCGGCCCGGTTCAGGATCTGGTGGTAGACAGTGCCCACCAGGAAGCTGCGCCCCTCGGGGCTGAACAGGAACTGCGAGGCGATGACGGCCGCGCTGTAGTGGGAGTTCCAGTAGGTCGTGCCGGCGGTGTCGGAGGCACCTCCGTCAGTCCTGCCGAGAATGTCGTTGTAGAGCGACGTGATTGCGTCCGCAGCCATCGAGTTCGCCACGTGTTATATCAAATCTGAAATATTTGCGCTCGAGCCGGACAGCCGGCGCAGCGTGCTTACCCGCAACGTAAAGTATCAATACATGGGGTATTGCTGATATCATCATGTCACCGGGCACGACCCGGTCGGAGGTCATTGGAGAGGGGCTGTGGAACTGCTGCTGATCATCATCGTGCTTCTTCTTCTCTTCGGCGGAGGCGGCTTCTACTGGAGAGGCCGGCGCTGAGAACGGGCGCGGCGGTGGGATCGCAGGTCTCGCCGCCGCGCGCGGTCGAGGCCGGGGAGGCGACCGCGCGTCGCGCCTCGGACACCCCCTGGGCGCACGCGGTGGCCCGGGTCGGATTGACCGCGCGGGGACTGGTCTATGTCCTCATCGCCGTCCTCGCCGCGCAGCTTGCGCTGGGCCGGCGCGGCAACTCCGCCGACCAGAGGGGAGCGCTGCAGCAGGTCTCGGGCGAGCCGTTCGGGCGGATCGCGCTCCTCGTCCTCGCCGCGGGATTCGCCGGCTATGCCGCCTGGCGGCTGCTGACGGTGGTCACCGGAGAGCCCGGGACGCCCGACGACGACTCCGCGCGGCAGGCCGCGCAGCGCGTCGCCGCGGGGGTGCAGGCGGCCGTGTACGCCGGCCTCTGCGCGATGACGGTGGCGCTGCTGGCCGGCTCCGGGGCGGGCGAATCGGGGGAGCACCCCGCGGGGTGGACCGCACGGCTCCTGTCCCTTCCCGCCGGCCGCCTCCTGGTGATGGCCGTGGGGGCGGGTGTCGTCGTCGGTGGCCTGGCCCTCGTCTGGTGGGCGCTGCGCGACCGGTTCGAGGAGCACCTGGTCCCGGGCAGCATGGGTCCGGTGCCGCGGCGGTGGGCGATCCGCCTCGGCGTCGCCGGGTACGTGTCGCGCGGGATCGTCGTTGCCCTGGTGGGGGCGTCCCTCGTGCAGGCGGCCGCGACCCACGACCCGGGCAGGGCGAAGGGGCTGGACGACACCCTGCGCTCGGTGGCGGCGCAGCCGCTGGGCAGCGTGCTGCTGCTGCTCACCGCGCTCGGCCTGCTCGCCTTCGGGCTCTACTCGTTCGTCGAGGCGCGGTACCGGCGGCTGTCGGTTCACTGATCGCCGACAGAGGGCGCACCGCCGCCGACGGAGGGCGCACCGCCGCCGACAGGAGGACGGGCTGGTTCACGGGGGGCCCGGCGGCGCGTCCGCAGCCGGCGACAACTCCACCGGACCCCACACCCGGGGCGAGAACGCGGGATTCACCCGCGCTGCTCCGCGCCGGACACTGCGCTCCGCACGGGCCGCCGGCACCCTGCCGTGGTCGGGACAGAGGAGACCAGCGATGAAAGTCGACGCGGCGCTGCTGCGCGGCCTCAACGAGCCCTGGAGCGTCGAGGAGGTCGATCTCGACGGTCCCTCCGAGGGCGAGGTGCTGGTGCGGGTGCGGAGCACCGGCCTGTGCCGCACCTCCGACCACCTGGGCACGGGCGTGGTGCCCTTCCCGTACCCGGCGGTGGGCGGTCACGAGGCGGCGGGGGTGATCGAGGAGGTGGGCCCGGGGGTCACCGGGCTCGACGCCGGCGACCACGTGGTGGTGCTCTGGGAGCCTGCCTGCGGGAAGTGCCGGTGGTGCGTGCGCGGCCACACCAACCTCTGCGACCTGGGCGCGAACATCGTCCTGGGACCGCAGCTCGACGGCACCTGCCGCTTCCACTCCGGCGACGAGGACGTCAACCAGGAGTTCCTCATCGGCGCCTTCGCGCCCTACACCACGGTGCCGGCGGTGTCGCTGGTGCGCATCGACGAGGACATCCCGCTCGAGATCGCCGGACTGTTCGGCTGCAGCGTCACCTGCGGCTGGGGCTCGGCGGTGCGCACCGCCGGGGTCGAGCCCGGCGACACCGTGGTGGTGATGGGGGTCGGCGGGGTCGGCTCCAACGCGGTGCAGGGGGCACGCTGCGCCGGCGCCCAGCACATCATCGCCATCGACCCCGTGCCCCTGAAGCGCGAGAACGCCGAGCGGCTCGGGGCCACCCATGTCGCCGCCGACGCCGACGAGGCCTGGGAGCTGGTCAGCGAGCTCACCCGCGGCCAGCGTGCCGACAAGGCGATCATCTGCACCAACGTCTGCGAGACCGAGCACGTGACCCAGGCGCTGTCGATGGTGGGCAAGCGGGGCCGGGTGGTCATGACCGCCATCCCCCGGCCCGAGGACAACCC comes from Candidatus Dormiibacterota bacterium and encodes:
- a CDS encoding NDMA-dependent alcohol dehydrogenase — translated: MKVDAALLRGLNEPWSVEEVDLDGPSEGEVLVRVRSTGLCRTSDHLGTGVVPFPYPAVGGHEAAGVIEEVGPGVTGLDAGDHVVVLWEPACGKCRWCVRGHTNLCDLGANIVLGPQLDGTCRFHSGDEDVNQEFLIGAFAPYTTVPAVSLVRIDEDIPLEIAGLFGCSVTCGWGSAVRTAGVEPGDTVVVMGVGGVGSNAVQGARCAGAQHIIAIDPVPLKRENAERLGATHVAADADEAWELVSELTRGQRADKAIICTNVCETEHVTQALSMVGKRGRVVMTAIPRPEDNPIDMPLFEMLMYEKNLCGHMFGSTNPQADIPMLIDMYRRGQLVVDDLITRTYPLSEINQGYADLNKGLNIRGMVTFD
- a CDS encoding tetratricopeptide repeat protein, encoding MNRQLFFRPHAHPIETRALPQLTDDDSGRRLVRATGDLSAVRGALEDAVAVAEGDGAADPAELALLLHHLGCVLHDVGAAAEARSCLERALHIHEALCGSGHSAVARDLRALSQLLLEAGELTTARRSCERALAIDRAAFGGGHQVVATDLLRLAHILWDMDDRYGADWCFTSAQDIQAATA
- a CDS encoding CopG family transcriptional regulator, which translates into the protein MVALGESEKITINLGPVDLGQIDLLVLEGFYANRTDLIRTAIRTQLATHADAVRHSVARKTLVLGVQHYTRPELEALRAAGETVQINVLGLASIAADVSPELALATIDSVAVLGALRAPAAVKAALAGRIRSP
- a CDS encoding DUF1206 domain-containing protein; the protein is MGSQVSPPRAVEAGEATARRASDTPWAHAVARVGLTARGLVYVLIAVLAAQLALGRRGNSADQRGALQQVSGEPFGRIALLVLAAGFAGYAAWRLLTVVTGEPGTPDDDSARQAAQRVAAGVQAAVYAGLCAMTVALLAGSGAGESGEHPAGWTARLLSLPAGRLLVMAVGAGVVVGGLALVWWALRDRFEEHLVPGSMGPVPRRWAIRLGVAGYVSRGIVVALVGASLVQAAATHDPGRAKGLDDTLRSVAAQPLGSVLLLLTALGLLAFGLYSFVEARYRRLSVH